The Sesamum indicum cultivar Zhongzhi No. 13 linkage group LG6, S_indicum_v1.0, whole genome shotgun sequence genome has a segment encoding these proteins:
- the LOC105163212 gene encoding probable LRR receptor-like serine/threonine-protein kinase RKF3, translating into MCRFIFLLLFLLSLSQLLIALSPRRTLLQNATVSSPCPLKFDVLRRLAPDSKRPNLDTRSECQYIRQGLRLVQSEYLRLTNSFLPPFESAESCWDAYESLVNEYVSNFNIRSRCGFQTPWIARGCMNITTRSEFEAAVPPSALDEVAAACNQSLLNSSPCASCTTSLSSIQASYLPGPSIGNVSDCTAYPFIYAAAFSNHFGPTDEGTAKCLFNLDFTSSNSSGKKKKKIVIAVVVVICGVVLLLGFSGFWLLRRRRARISRRKWNNMRSDTNVSSGLESISASTTLIRFTFDEIRAATKNFSRENIIGKGGYGNVYKGVLPDGSEVALKRFKNCSAAGDASFTHEVEVIASVRHVNLVALRGYCTATTPLEGHQRIIVCDLMKNGSVHDHLFGVMGKKLSWPTRQKIALGTARGLAYLHYGAQPAIIHRDIKASNILLDEKFEPKVADFGLAKFTPEGTTHLSTRVAGTMGYVAPEYALYGQLTERSDVYSFGVVLLELLSGKKALIAVNDGQPTLVADWAWSLVRKGRAMDVVEEGMPDLGTPEVVEKYVLVAVLCSHPQLYARPTMDQVVKMLDMDVPVPSIPERPLSLIANIDDIERSVSSSGSGHLSTPAGYQPYTFEEQDLSER; encoded by the coding sequence ATGTGTcgtttcatttttcttcttctgttcTTGCTCTCACTTTCCCAACTGTTAATCGCTCTCTCTCCCCGCCGGACCCTCCTCCAGAATGCTACCGTTTCTTCCCCCTGCCCCCTGAAATTTGACGTCTTGCGGCGGTTGGCCCCCGACTCCAAGCGTCCGAATTTGGACACCCGCTCCGAGTGTCAGTACATTCGCCAAGGCCTCCGTCTTGTTCAATCCGAGTATCTTCGTCTCACCAACTCGTTCCTTCCCCCCTTCGAGTCGGCTGAGTCTTGCTGGGATGCTTACGAGTCGCTGGTCAACGAATATGTCTCCAATTTCAACATCCGCAGCCGCTGCGGCTTCCAGACGCCGTGGATCGCCCGCGGTTGCATGAACATCACGACTCGCTCGGAGTTCGAGGCCGCCGTCCCGCCATCCGCCCTCGACGAAGTCGCCGCCGCCTGCAACCAGTCCCTCCTCAACAGCTCCCCCTGTGCCTCGTGTACCACTTCGCTTTCCAGCATCCAGGCGTCTTATCTCCCCGGGCCCTCAATTGGGAACGTCTCCGATTGTACTGCTTACCCCTTTATCTATGCCGCTGCTTTTAGCAATCATTTCGGGCCCACCGATGAAGGTACGGCCAAGTGCTTGTTTAATCTCGATTTCACGTCGTCTAATTCTAGtggcaagaaaaagaagaagattgtGATTGCTGTCGTTGTGGTGATCTGTGGTGTGGTTTTGCTTCTGGGCTTTTCTGGTTTCTGGTTGTTACGGCGGAGAAGGGCTAGAATTTCGAGACGGAAGTGGAATAACATGAGAAGTGATACTAATGTGAGTTCTGGGCTGGAGTCAATTAGCGCGAGTACAACGTTAATTAGGTTCACGTTCGATGAAATTAGGGCTGCGACCAAGAATTTCTCGAGAGAGAATATAATCGGGAAAGGAGGGTATGGTAATGTGTACAAGGGTGTTTTGCCGGATGGGTCTGAAGTAGCCTTGAAGAGGTTCAAGAATTGTTCGGCTGCTGGAGATGCTAGTTTTACACATGAAGTAGAAGTCATCGCAAGTGTTAGACATGTAAATTTAGTTGCTTTGAGAGGGTATTGCACAGCAACGACCCCTCTAGAAGGTCACCAGAGGATCATTGTGTGTGATTTGATGAAGAATGGGAGTGTCCACGATCATTTGTTTGGGGTGATGGGCAAGAAATTGAGTTGGCCTACACGCCAGAAGATAGCACTTGGAACGGCTCGGGGGCTAGCTTATTTGCATTATGGCGCTCAGCCGGCGATTATTCACAGAGACATTAAGGCTAGCAATATTCTCTTGGATGAGAAGTTTGAGCCTAAAGTAGCGGATTTTGGTTTGGCAAAGTTTACTCCTGAGGGAACGACACACTTGAGCACTAGAGTTGCTGGGACGATGGGATATGTGGCGCCCGAGTATGCATTATATGGACAGTTGACTGAGAGGAGTGATGTTTATAGCTTTGGGGTTGTTCTTCTTGAGCTGTTGAGCGGCAAGAAAGCTCTTATTGCTGTTAACGACGGGCAACCAACTCTAGTGGCGGATTGGGCTTGGTCGTTGGTTAGAAAAGGGCGAGCAATGGATGTGGTTGAAGAGGGTATGCCGGATTTGGGTACCCCAGAGGTGGTGGAGAAGTATGTTTTGGTGGCTGTTCTGTGCTCGCACCCACAACTCTATGCTAGGCCGACAATGGACCAGGTGGTTAAGATGCTGGACATGGACGTGCCTGTTCCATCA